From Aquabacter sp. L1I39, the proteins below share one genomic window:
- a CDS encoding Na/Pi cotransporter family protein has translation MPFPVTLLDLAGCIALLLWGTHMVQSGVMRAFGPRLRTVLAGALKTRFHAFFAGLGVTAILQSSTATGLMVAGFAATGVVDLVPALAVMLGANVGTTLVVQVLSFDVAAVAPALILVGVVLYRRAASGMPRDLGKVLVGLGLMLMSLHRLIELITPYEDAPSLRLLMGAISTAPFVAMLTAALLTWVAHSSVAIVLLAMSLATKGVVPPEAAFAMVLGANLGSALNPVLEASSGLDPSSRRMPVGNLINRLVGVVVVLALLDPISQAFVRYQYDTARGVADFHTLFNLVLAVSFLPFLAPFSRLLKRLFPNRVADADPSQPLYLNPAAAETPVVAIGNAAREALRLADILETMIQCTRLALEKDNGGRLEEARRLDDVLDSLTSAIRSYLLSLDPETLSDSDQRRVEEILAFVTNMEQAGDVIDTSLLTLASKRLKRGLAFSDTARDELGQVFDRLTGNLRTAAALFVTDDPRAARLLAAEKTIFRDLESKANQEHLARLRAGRSDTAEAMGMQLDVVRDLKRINAHLVSGTAYPVLERGGELLTTRVQNAD, from the coding sequence ATGCCTTTTCCAGTAACCCTCCTCGACCTTGCCGGCTGCATCGCCCTGCTCTTATGGGGCACGCACATGGTGCAGAGCGGCGTCATGCGCGCCTTCGGCCCGCGCTTGCGCACGGTGCTGGCCGGTGCCCTCAAGACCCGATTCCATGCCTTCTTCGCCGGCCTTGGGGTGACGGCGATCCTGCAAAGCAGCACGGCCACCGGCCTCATGGTGGCGGGGTTTGCCGCAACGGGCGTGGTGGATCTGGTGCCGGCGCTGGCCGTGATGCTGGGCGCCAATGTGGGCACCACGCTGGTGGTGCAGGTGCTGTCCTTCGATGTGGCGGCGGTGGCGCCGGCGCTCATCCTGGTGGGCGTGGTATTGTATCGCCGCGCCGCCTCCGGCATGCCGCGCGACCTGGGAAAGGTGCTGGTGGGGCTCGGGCTCATGCTCATGTCCCTGCACCGGCTCATCGAGCTCATCACGCCCTATGAGGATGCGCCGAGCCTGCGCCTGCTGATGGGGGCCATCTCCACCGCGCCTTTCGTGGCCATGCTGACAGCGGCGCTGCTGACCTGGGTGGCTCATTCCTCGGTGGCCATCGTGCTGCTGGCCATGTCGCTGGCCACCAAGGGCGTGGTGCCGCCGGAGGCGGCGTTCGCCATGGTGCTGGGCGCCAATCTGGGGAGCGCGCTCAATCCGGTTCTGGAGGCCTCCAGCGGCCTTGATCCGTCCTCCCGCCGCATGCCCGTGGGCAACCTCATCAACCGTCTGGTGGGCGTGGTGGTGGTCCTGGCGCTGCTCGATCCCATTTCGCAGGCATTTGTCCGCTACCAATACGACACGGCGCGCGGCGTCGCCGACTTTCACACCCTGTTCAATCTCGTCCTGGCCGTGTCCTTCCTGCCGTTCCTGGCGCCCTTTTCCCGGCTGCTGAAACGCCTGTTTCCAAACCGGGTGGCCGACGCTGACCCCTCCCAACCGCTCTATCTGAATCCGGCGGCGGCTGAGACCCCCGTGGTGGCCATCGGCAATGCGGCGCGCGAGGCGCTGCGCCTCGCCGACATTCTCGAAACCATGATCCAGTGCACGCGCCTGGCCCTGGAGAAGGACAATGGCGGGCGGCTGGAGGAAGCCCGGCGGCTCGACGATGTGCTTGATAGCCTGACCAGCGCCATCCGCTCCTATCTCCTGTCCCTCGATCCGGAGACCCTGAGCGATAGCGACCAGCGGCGGGTGGAGGAGATCTTGGCTTTCGTCACCAATATGGAACAGGCGGGTGACGTGATCGACACCAGCCTGCTGACCCTCGCCTCCAAAAGGCTGAAGCGCGGCCTGGCCTTCTCCGATACGGCCCGTGACGAGTTGGGTCAGGTCTTTGACCGGTTAACGGGCAATCTGCGCACCGCGGCCGCCCTGTTCGTCACCGACGACCCCCGTGCGGCGCGGTTGTTGGCGGCGGAAAAGACCATCTTCCGGGACCTGGAAAGCAAGGCCAATCAAGAGCATCTGGCCCGTCTGCGGGCGGGGCGCTCAGACACGGCGGAAGCCATGGGAATGCAGCTGGACGTTGTGCGGGACCTCAAGCGAATCAATGCGCACCTGGTCTCGGGCACTGCTTATCCGGTTCTTGAGCGCGGAGGCGAGTTGTTGACGACGCGTGTACAAAATGCGGACTGA
- a CDS encoding UDP-glucose dehydrogenase family protein codes for MRVAMIGTGYVGLVSGACFADFGHHVTCIDKDARKIAMLEEGKIPIFEPGLDELVHRNVAAGRLKFAIDLTEAVKEADAVFIAVGTPSRRGDGHADLSYVYAAAREIASVAEGYTVVVTKSTVPVGTGDEVERIIRETRPDADISVVSNPEFLREGAAIEDFKRPDRVVVGTEEPRAKEVMSGLYRPLSLNNLPILFTSRRTSELIKYAGNAFLAMKITFINEMADLCEQVGANVQEVARGIGLDNRIGSKFLHAGPGYGGSCFPKDTLALTRTAQQAGTPLRIIETVVTVNEVRKMAMSRKVVAALGGDVRGKTAAILGLTFKPNTDDMRDSPAISIINALMDRGMKVRAYDPEGMDEARKVLPAGVEYGVGPYEIAEGADCLVIVTEWDAFRALDLDRLKQILNHPIIIDLRNIYRPDEMEKAGFIYESVGRPQGEKTSAATLTAAE; via the coding sequence ATGCGCGTTGCGATGATTGGGACGGGATATGTGGGGCTGGTTTCCGGCGCGTGCTTTGCCGATTTCGGCCATCACGTTACCTGTATCGACAAGGACGCTCGCAAGATCGCCATGCTCGAAGAGGGTAAGATCCCGATCTTCGAGCCGGGTTTGGACGAGCTTGTGCACCGCAACGTGGCGGCCGGCCGGCTTAAGTTCGCCATCGACCTGACCGAGGCCGTCAAGGAAGCGGACGCGGTGTTCATCGCGGTGGGCACGCCGTCCCGCCGCGGCGACGGCCACGCGGACCTGTCCTATGTCTATGCTGCCGCGCGCGAGATCGCGAGCGTGGCTGAGGGCTACACGGTGGTAGTCACCAAGTCGACGGTGCCGGTGGGTACCGGCGACGAGGTGGAGCGCATCATTCGCGAGACCCGTCCCGACGCGGATATCTCGGTGGTGTCGAACCCCGAATTCCTGCGCGAAGGCGCCGCCATTGAGGACTTCAAGCGCCCCGACCGCGTGGTTGTGGGCACCGAGGAGCCCCGCGCGAAGGAGGTCATGTCCGGCCTCTATCGTCCGCTGTCGCTCAACAACCTGCCGATCCTTTTCACCAGCCGGCGCACGTCCGAGCTGATCAAATATGCGGGCAACGCCTTCCTGGCGATGAAGATCACCTTCATCAACGAAATGGCGGATCTGTGCGAGCAGGTGGGCGCCAACGTCCAGGAAGTGGCGCGCGGCATCGGTCTCGACAACCGGATCGGCTCCAAGTTCCTCCATGCCGGCCCTGGCTATGGCGGCTCCTGCTTCCCGAAGGACACGCTGGCGCTCACCCGCACCGCCCAGCAGGCCGGTACACCGCTGCGCATCATCGAGACGGTCGTCACCGTCAATGAGGTGCGCAAGATGGCCATGAGCCGGAAGGTGGTCGCGGCGCTCGGTGGCGATGTGCGCGGCAAGACGGCGGCCATCCTGGGCCTGACCTTCAAGCCCAACACCGACGACATGCGTGACAGCCCGGCCATTTCCATCATCAACGCGCTGATGGATCGTGGCATGAAGGTGCGCGCCTATGACCCCGAAGGTATGGACGAGGCCCGCAAGGTGCTGCCGGCCGGCGTGGAATATGGGGTGGGGCCCTATGAGATCGCCGAGGGCGCCGATTGCCTGGTGATCGTGACAGAGTGGGACGCCTTCCGCGCCCTCGACCTGGACCGCCTGAAGCAAATCCTGAACCACCCCATCATCATCGACCTCCGGAACATCTATCGTCCCGACGAGATGGAGAAGGCCGGGTTCATCTATGAGAGCGTCGGCCGTCCGCAGGGCGAGAAGACGTCGGCCGCGACCCTCACTGCCGCCGAGTGA
- the cobU gene encoding bifunctional adenosylcobinamide kinase/adenosylcobinamide-phosphate guanylyltransferase has protein sequence MTHQMGEAMAVRENPNLIFVLGGARSGKSGFAQRLVEELPGPYAFLATAEAYDAEMADRIARHRAERGPQWTTYDAPLDLAGVIRRLPQAQPILIDCLTLWLSNHLLADHDLKDEASRLLEALAARDAPTVVVSNEVGLGIVPDNVLARRFRDAAGRLNQQVAQQARAVAFMVAGLPIFPKGKMAWT, from the coding sequence ATGACGCACCAGATGGGGGAAGCCATGGCCGTACGGGAGAATCCCAATCTGATCTTCGTGCTGGGAGGCGCCCGTTCCGGCAAGAGCGGCTTTGCCCAGCGCCTGGTTGAGGAACTGCCGGGGCCTTATGCCTTCCTCGCCACCGCCGAAGCCTATGATGCGGAGATGGCCGATCGCATTGCGCGCCACCGCGCGGAGCGTGGCCCGCAATGGACCACCTATGACGCACCGCTCGATCTGGCTGGCGTGATCCGGCGCCTGCCGCAGGCCCAGCCGATTCTCATCGATTGCCTGACCTTATGGCTTTCCAATCACTTGCTCGCGGATCATGACTTGAAAGATGAGGCGAGTCGCCTTTTGGAGGCCCTTGCGGCGCGGGACGCGCCCACTGTGGTGGTCTCCAACGAGGTGGGGTTGGGCATCGTCCCCGACAACGTCCTCGCGCGCCGGTTCCGGGACGCGGCCGGACGGCTGAATCAGCAGGTGGCGCAGCAGGCGAGGGCGGTCGCCTTCATGGTGGCGGGTCTGCCGATCTTCCCGAAGGGTAAAATGGCCTGGACCTGA
- the rfaD gene encoding ADP-glyceromanno-heptose 6-epimerase, translating into MSRPLVRDTVLVTGGAGFIGANIARAFASEGARVVVADWLEDGPKWRNIADILLDDVIRPEATLDFLEREAGRVALVVHMGAISATTERDGDRIVARNIRPTLDLWELCARKGLRFIYASSAATYGNGAGGFTDDQSPTALAAQAPLNAYGWSKLMADRRFVADVEAGRPTPPQWAGLRFFNVYGPREDHKGDMRSVINKIYPTAREGGAVTLFKSHVPQYEDGGQLRDFVYVGDCVDVVRWLFETPSVSGIFNVGTGAARSFADLARAVFSAVGQPARIDYVDMPESIRNAYQYFTQADMTKLRAAGYDRPFTALEEGVRRYVTEYLRGRNA; encoded by the coding sequence ATGTCCCGTCCGCTCGTCCGCGACACCGTCCTCGTCACCGGCGGGGCGGGGTTCATCGGCGCCAACATCGCCCGTGCCTTTGCGTCCGAAGGGGCGCGTGTGGTGGTGGCGGACTGGCTGGAGGACGGCCCGAAATGGCGCAACATCGCCGACATCCTGCTGGATGACGTGATCCGCCCCGAGGCCACGCTGGACTTTCTGGAGCGCGAGGCGGGCCGGGTGGCGCTGGTGGTCCACATGGGCGCCATCTCTGCCACCACCGAGCGGGACGGGGACCGCATCGTCGCCCGCAACATCCGCCCCACGCTGGATCTGTGGGAGTTGTGCGCGCGCAAGGGGCTGCGCTTCATCTATGCCTCCTCCGCCGCGACTTACGGGAACGGCGCCGGCGGGTTCACCGACGACCAGAGCCCCACGGCGCTCGCCGCCCAGGCACCGCTCAATGCCTATGGCTGGAGCAAGCTGATGGCGGACCGCCGCTTCGTGGCGGACGTGGAGGCCGGGCGCCCGACGCCGCCCCAATGGGCGGGCCTGCGCTTCTTCAATGTCTATGGTCCGCGCGAGGACCATAAGGGCGACATGCGCTCGGTCATCAACAAGATCTACCCCACCGCCCGGGAGGGCGGCGCGGTGACGCTCTTCAAGTCCCATGTGCCCCAATATGAGGATGGCGGGCAGCTGCGCGACTTCGTCTATGTGGGCGATTGCGTGGACGTGGTGCGCTGGCTGTTCGAGACGCCCTCCGTCTCCGGCATCTTCAATGTGGGCACGGGCGCGGCGCGCAGCTTCGCGGACCTGGCGCGGGCGGTGTTCTCGGCCGTGGGGCAGCCGGCCCGCATCGATTATGTGGACATGCCGGAGAGCATCCGGAACGCCTACCAGTATTTCACCCAGGCGGACATGACCAAGCTGCGTGCCGCCGGCTACGATCGGCCCTTCACGGCGCTGGAGGAGGGGGTCCGGCGCTACGTCACCGAATATCTGCGCGGCCGCAACGCCTGA
- the rfaE1 gene encoding D-glycero-beta-D-manno-heptose-7-phosphate kinase — protein MLTQHPPGPVAIIGDVMVDHYISGSVSRISPEAPVPVLVHGVERIVPGGAANVAANAAALGAPVHLVGLVGEDSRAGDLHTALARHPAIDLSGLITDPDRPTITKTRVMSGRQQIVRIDAEDTRAPDAAVVKALIAAVEAAIAKASVVILSDYAKGVLGDAVIAAAMAAAKARGVPVIVDPKRRTFEAYRGASLVTPNRRELAEATGLADDTDTQAAEAAAAAAAQFGGDVLVTRAEKGMTLWRRSGSVLHIPAQAREVFDVSGAGDTVLAALGMSLACGQPLEVAVRIANAAAALAVAKLGTAVVTRAELADALAQSLEGAVPPGACVPRAEAREIVARWKASGARVVFTNGCFDLIHPGHVAMLEAAAREGDRLVVGLNSDASVQRLKGPTRPVQDEAARARVMGAMRCVDLVVVFEEDTPLETIVALMPDVLVKGADYRPQDVVGAKEVIAAGGRLVLADLVAGRSTSALVAKARS, from the coding sequence ATGCTGACCCAACACCCACCGGGCCCCGTCGCCATCATCGGCGATGTCATGGTGGACCATTACATATCCGGGTCCGTCTCCCGCATCTCCCCCGAGGCGCCGGTGCCGGTTCTCGTGCACGGCGTCGAGCGCATCGTGCCCGGCGGCGCCGCCAACGTTGCCGCGAATGCGGCGGCTTTGGGCGCGCCAGTGCATCTGGTGGGGCTTGTGGGAGAGGACAGCCGGGCAGGGGACCTGCACACCGCCCTCGCCCGCCATCCCGCCATTGATCTCTCGGGTCTCATCACCGATCCGGACCGGCCAACCATCACCAAGACCCGCGTCATGAGCGGGCGCCAGCAGATCGTGCGCATCGACGCCGAGGACACGCGCGCGCCCGACGCGGCGGTGGTCAAGGCGCTGATCGCGGCGGTGGAAGCGGCGATCGCCAAGGCGTCGGTGGTGATCCTCTCCGATTATGCCAAGGGCGTGCTGGGCGACGCGGTCATCGCGGCGGCCATGGCGGCGGCCAAGGCGCGTGGCGTGCCGGTGATCGTCGATCCCAAGCGCCGGACCTTCGAGGCGTACCGGGGCGCCTCTCTCGTCACGCCCAACCGCCGGGAGCTTGCCGAGGCAACCGGGCTTGCTGACGACACCGACACACAGGCCGCAGAGGCGGCAGCTGCTGCGGCGGCGCAGTTTGGCGGCGATGTGCTGGTGACCCGTGCGGAAAAGGGCATGACCCTGTGGCGCCGCTCGGGCAGCGTGCTCCATATTCCGGCCCAGGCCCGCGAGGTATTCGACGTGTCCGGCGCCGGCGACACGGTGCTGGCGGCGCTCGGCATGTCGCTGGCGTGCGGCCAGCCGCTGGAAGTGGCGGTGCGCATCGCCAATGCGGCCGCGGCCCTGGCGGTGGCCAAGCTCGGCACGGCGGTGGTGACACGCGCGGAACTGGCGGATGCCCTGGCGCAATCGCTGGAGGGGGCGGTCCCACCCGGCGCCTGCGTCCCCCGCGCCGAAGCAAGGGAGATTGTAGCCCGCTGGAAGGCGAGCGGAGCGCGCGTGGTCTTCACCAATGGCTGCTTCGACCTGATCCATCCCGGCCATGTGGCCATGCTGGAAGCCGCCGCCCGCGAAGGCGATCGGCTGGTGGTGGGGCTGAATTCCGATGCCTCGGTTCAGCGCCTCAAGGGCCCCACCCGTCCGGTCCAGGACGAAGCGGCGCGGGCGCGCGTCATGGGCGCCATGCGCTGCGTGGATCTGGTGGTGGTGTTCGAGGAGGATACGCCGCTGGAGACCATTGTCGCCCTGATGCCCGACGTGCTCGTGAAGGGCGCCGATTACCGGCCGCAAGACGTGGTGGGCGCCAAGGAGGTGATTGCCGCCGGCGGTCGGCTGGTGCTCGCGGACCTTGTGGCGGGCCGATCCACCTCCGCCTTGGTGGCGAAGGCGCGCAGTTGA
- a CDS encoding MBL fold metallo-hydrolase, with translation MTLDFTILGCGSSGGVPRVGQGWGACDPGNPRNRRRRCSLLVRRGGPDGVTTVLVDTSPDLREQLLDAGVTQLDGVLFTHEHADHTHGIDDLRPLAIMHRRRLDVYVDEETSKALHHRFGYCFATPPGGVYPPILTEHRFHEGRPIQVDGAGGPIVALPFRQRHGEIDSFGFRFGDVAYSSDVNAFPENSLKHLAGLDVWIIDALREHPHPSHFTLREALDHVALMKPRQAILTNLHTDLDYATVAASVPAHVVPAYDMMTFSSPPPDDGTPG, from the coding sequence ATGACGCTGGACTTCACGATTCTCGGCTGCGGTTCCTCTGGCGGAGTGCCGCGGGTAGGGCAGGGATGGGGCGCATGCGACCCGGGCAATCCGCGCAACCGCCGTCGCCGCTGCTCCCTCCTGGTGCGCAGGGGTGGCCCGGACGGCGTCACCACCGTGCTGGTGGACACCTCGCCGGACCTGAGGGAACAATTGCTCGATGCGGGCGTCACGCAGCTCGATGGCGTGCTCTTCACGCACGAGCATGCGGACCACACCCACGGCATCGACGATTTGCGGCCGCTCGCCATCATGCACAGGCGCCGGCTGGATGTTTATGTGGACGAAGAGACATCAAAGGCGCTTCACCACCGTTTCGGATACTGCTTCGCGACGCCACCCGGAGGGGTCTATCCGCCCATCCTCACCGAGCACCGCTTCCATGAGGGGCGGCCCATCCAGGTGGATGGGGCAGGGGGACCGATCGTCGCCCTGCCGTTTCGCCAGCGGCATGGCGAGATCGATTCCTTCGGCTTCCGCTTCGGCGACGTGGCCTATTCCAGTGACGTGAACGCCTTTCCGGAGAACAGCCTGAAGCATCTGGCCGGGCTCGACGTGTGGATCATCGACGCCTTGCGGGAGCACCCCCATCCCAGCCACTTCACGCTTCGTGAGGCACTGGACCATGTGGCGCTGATGAAGCCCCGGCAGGCCATCCTCACCAACCTGCATACCGACCTGGACTATGCGACGGTTGCGGCCTCCGTGCCGGCCCATGTGGTGCCGGCCTACGACATGATGACCTTTTCCTCGCCCCCCCCTGACGACGGCACGCCCGGCTGA